One part of the Loxodonta africana isolate mLoxAfr1 chromosome 13, mLoxAfr1.hap2, whole genome shotgun sequence genome encodes these proteins:
- the CHRNA5 gene encoding neuronal acetylcholine receptor subunit alpha-5 encodes MTTNVWLKQEWIDVKLRWNPVDYGGIKIIRVPSESLWTPDIVLFDNADGRFEGASTKTVVRYDGTVTWTPPANYKSSCTIDVTFFPFDLQNCSMKFGSWTYDGSQVDLILEDQDVDKRDFFDNGEWEILSATGSKGNRTDSCCWYPYITYSFVIKRLPLFYTLFLIIPCIGLSFLTVLVFYLPSNEGEKICLCTSVLVSLTVFLLVIEEIIPSSSKVIPLIGEYLVFTMIFVTLSIMVTVFAINIHHRSSSTHNAMAPWVRKIFLHKLPKLLCMRSHVDRYFTQKEETESVHGSQPSRNTLEAALDSIRYITRHVMKENDVREVVEDWKFIAQVLDRMFLWTFLLVSIVGSLGLFVPVIYKWANIIVPVHIGNANK; translated from the exons ATGACAACAAATGTCTGGTTGAAACAG gaaTGGATAGATGTAAAATTAAGATGGAACCCTGTTGACTATGGTGGAATAAAAATTATACGTGTCCCTTCAGAGTCTCTCTGGACCCCAGACATCGTTTTGTTTGATAA CGCAGATGGACGTTTTGAAGGAGCCAGTACAAAAACGGTTGTCAGGTATGATGGCACTGTTACCTGGACTCCGCCAGCAAACTACAAAAGTTCCTGTACCATAGATGTCACATTTTTTCCATTTGATCTCCAAAACTGTTCCATGAAATTTGGCTCCTGGACTTACGATGGATCACAGGTTGATTTAATTTTAGAGGACCAAGATGTAGACAAGAGAGATTTTTTTGATAATGGAGAATGGGAAATTTTGAGTGCAACAGGAAGCAAAGGAAACAGAACCGATAGCTGTTGCTGGTATCCATATATCACTTACTCATTTGTAATTAAGCGTCTGCCTCTCTTTTATACCTTGTTCCTTATCATACCCTGTATCGGGCTCTCATTTTTAACTGTACTTGTCTTCTATCTTCCTTCAAATGAAGGTGAAAAGATTTGTCTCTGCACTTCGGTACTTGTCTCTTTGACCGTCTTCCTTCTGGTTATTGAAGAGATAATACCCTCCTCTTCAAAAGTAATACCTCTGATAGGAGAGTATCTGGTGTTTACCATGATTTTTGTGACACTATCAATTATGGTAACAGTCTTCGCTATCAACATTCATCATCGTTCTTCCTCAACACATAATGCCATGGCACCTTGGGTCCGCAAGATATTTCTTCACAAGCTTCCAAAACTGCTTTGCATGAGAAGTCATGTAGATAGGTATTTCACTCAGAAAGAAGAAACTGAGAGCGTTCATGGGTCACAaccttctagaaacacactggaAGCTGCACTTGATTCTATCCGCTATATTACCAGACACGTCATGAAGGAGAATGATGTCCGCGAG GTTGTGGAAGATTGGAAATTCATAGCCCAGGTTCTTGATCGGATGTTTTTGTGGACTTTCCTACTGGTGTCAATTGTTGGATCTCTTGGACTTTTTGTTCCTGTCATTTATAAATGGGCAAATATAATAGTACCAGTTCATATTGGAAATGCAAATAAGTGA